In the Streptomyces coeruleoprunus genome, CCTCCGTCGCCTTCGCCGCCGACACCATCGGCAGCGAGGCCCACGACGCGGTGAACGGCCTGGAGGCCGGCGGCGTCGCGGTCATCGAGAACCTCCGCTTCAACCCGGGCGAGACCTCGAAGGACGACGCCGCGCGCGCCGAGTTCGCCTCCCGCCTCGCCGCCCTCGCCGATGTGTACGTGGGCGACGGCTTCGGTGCCGTCCACCGCAAGCACGCCTCGGTCTTCGACCTGCCGAAGCTGCTGCCGGCCTACGCCGGTCACCTCATCGCCACCGAGGTCGGCGTCCTGAAGAAGCTCACCGATGACGTCAAGCGGCCGTACGTGGTCGTCCTCGGCGGCGCCAAGGTCTCCGACAAGCTCGGCGTCATCGACCACCTGCTGGAGAAGGCCGACCGCATCCTCGTCGGCGGCGGCATGGCGTACACCTTCCTCAAGGCCAAGGGCCACGAGGTCGGCATCTCCCTGCTCCAGGAGGACCAGATCCCGGCGTGCCTGGAGTACCTGGCGCGCGCCGAGAAGCGCGGCGTGGAGTTCGTCCTCCCCGTCGACGTCCTGGTCTCCGCCGACTTCCCGGACCTCAAGACCAAGGCCCCGGCCAACCCGGACACCGTCGCCTCGGACGCCATCCCGGCCGACAAGGAGGGCCTGGACATCGGCCCGAAGACCCGGGAGCTGTACGCGGCGAAGCTCGCCGACGCCGCGACCGTCTTCTGGAACGGCCCGATGGGCGTCTTCGAGCACCCCGACTACGCGAACGGCACCAAGGCCGTCGCCCAGGCGCTCGTCGACTCCCCGGCCTTCACGGTCGTCGGCGGTGGTGACTCCGCCGCCGCCGTACGCATCCTGGGCTTCGACGAGAATGCTTTCGGCCACATCTCGACCGGTGGCGGCGCCAGCCTCGAATACCTCGAGGGCAAGACGCTTCCCGGTCTCGCCGCACTGGAGGACTGACACACCGTGACTGCACGCACCCCGCTGATGGCGGGCAACTGGAAGATGAACCTCAACCACCTCGAGGCCATCGCCCACGTCCAGAAGCTCGCCTTCGCCCTGAACGACAAGGACTACGCCGCCACCGAGGTCGCGGTGCTCGTGCCGTTCACCGACCTGCGGTCCGTCCAGACCCTGGTCGACGGCGACAAGCTCAAGATCAAGTACGGTGCGCAGGACCTGTCGGCGCACGACTCCGGCGCGTACACCGGTGAGATCTCCGGCGCCATGCTCTCCAAGCTGAGCTGCAGCTATGTCGCCGTGGGCCACTCGGAGCGGCGCCAGTACCACGCCGAGACCGACGAGATCTGCAACGCCAAGGTGAAGGCCGCCTACCAGTACGGCCTGACCCCGATCCTCTGCGTCGGCGAGGGCCTGGACGTCCGCAAGGCCGGCAACCAGGTCGCCCACACCCTCGCGCAGGTCGACGGCGGCCTCAAGGACGTCCCGGCCGAGCAGGCCGCGTCCATCGTGATCGCCTACGAGCCCGTCTGGGCCATCGGCACCGGCGAGGTCGCCACGCCCGAGGACGCCCAGGAGGTCTGCGGGGCGATCCGCGGCCGGCTCGCCGAGCTGTACTCCCAGGAGCTGGCCGACGGCGTCCGCATCCAGTACGGCGGCTCCGTGAAGGCCGGCAACATCGCCGCGATCATGGCCCAGCCCGATGTGGACGGCGCCCTGGTCGGCGGTGCCTCGCTGGACGCCGAGGAGTTCGTCAAGATCGTCCGCTTCCGCGACCAGTGAGTATGCGGTAGGGCGGAATCGTCGTACCCTTGCGGGGGCCCGGGGTTTTTCATGAGTTTCATGAGCCTGGGCCCCCGTCGTCCGTAGAGTTCCGAGAGAATTGCCAGGAAGTAGGGTCCAGCCGTGATTATGGGGTTCTCGATCGCCCTGATCGTGTTCAGCCTGCTGCTGATGCTGCTGGTGCTGATGCACAAGGGGAAGGGTGGCGGTCTCTCCGACATGTTCGGCGGCGGCATGCAGTCGTCCGTCGGCGGCTCCTCGGTCGCCGAGCGCAACCTGGACCGCATCACCGTCGTGGTCGGGCTGCTCTGGGTGGCCTGCATCATCGTGGTCGGTCTGCTGATCAAGATGGAAGGCTGAGCCGCGGCTTCCGGTCCCGGGGGAGAGGTGTAACTCCCCTCACTGGACGCGCGTTGGGCCTTACGTAGACTGGGGCATCCTCGAGCACCATCACGCAGGGAGTGACGACCGTGGCAAGTGGCAACGCGATCCGGGGAAGCCGGGTCGGGGCGGGGCCGATGGGGGAGGCCGAGCGCGGTGAGTCCGCACCCCGGCTCCGTATCTCCTTCTGGTGTTCCAACGGGCACGAGACGCAGCCGAGCTTCGCCAGTGACGCACAGGTCCCGGACACCTGGGACTGTCCGCGGTGCGGCTTCCCGGCGGGCCAGGACCGGGACAACCCGCCGGACCCGCCGCGCACCGAGCCGTACAAGACGCACCTCGCGTACGTGCGTGAGCGGCGCAGCGACGCGGACGGCGAGGCCATCCTCGCCGAGGCGCTCGCCAAACTCCGCGGCGAGATCTGAGCCCCCACCCGGCTCGACCGCCGTCCACAGCTGGACAAGGGCCCTGCCCGCCGAACCGACACGGTTCGGCGGGCAGGGCCTTTTCTGGCCTGTGGACAAGTCCGTGGGAGTCCTCGGGATCAACTAGGTTGGAGGGGCAGCGGGGCAATCAGGCAGGTACGAAGAGAAGTGGGCTGATGTCCGAGATGAACGCAGAATCCAGCCGCGTGAGGCTGACCCGGACGCCGGAGTGGGCCGCGCTGGGCAAGCACCGCGAACAGCTGGGGCAGACGCATCTGCGCGAGCTGTTCGCCGCCGACCCGGCGCGCGGCACCGGCTACACCCTGCGCGTCGGCGATCTCTATCTGGACTACTCGAAGCACCTCGTCACCGACGAGACGCTGGCGCTGCTGCGCGAGCTGGCCGCGGCCACCGGGGTGGCCGGGCTGCGGGACGCGATGTTCCGCGGCGAGAAGATCAACAACACCGAGCACCGGGCCGTGCTGCACACGGCGCTGCGCGCCCCGCGGGACGCCGTCGTCGAGGTCGACGGCGAGAACGTGGTGCCGGGCGTCCACGCCGTCCTGGCCAAGATGGCCGCGTTCTCCGAGCGGATCCGCTCCGGAGCGTGGACGGGCCACACCGGAAAGCCCATCAAGAACGTCGTGAACATCGGGATCGGCGGCTCCGACCTCGGCCCGGCGATGGCGTACGAGGCGCTGCGCGCCTACACCCACCGCGATCTGACGTTCCGTTTCGTCTCCAATGTGGACGGCGCCGACCTGCACGAGGCGATCCGCGACCTGGACGCCGAGGAGACGCTGTTCATCATCGCGTCCAAGACGTTCACCACCATCGAGACCATCACCAACGCCACCTCCGCCCGCGACTGGCTCCTCACGGAGCTGGGGGCCGGCCAGGACGCCGTCGCCCGGCACTTCGTGGCCCTGTCGACCAACGCCGGCAAGGTCGCCGACTTCGGCATCGACACGGCCAACATGTTCGAGTTCTGGGACTGGGTCGGCGGCCGCTACTCGTACGACTCCGCGATCGGCCTCTCCCTGATGATCGCCATCGGCCCGGACCGCTTCCGCGAGATGCTCGACGGCTTCCATCTGGTGGACGAGCACTTCCGCACGGCCCCGCCCGAGGAGAACGCGCCGCTGCTGCTCGGCCTGCTCGGCGTCTGGTACGGGGCGTTCTTCGACGCCCAGTCGCACGCCGTCCTGCCGTACTCGCACTACCTGTCGAAGTTCACGGCCTACCTCCAGCAGCTCGACATGGAGTCCAACGGCAAGTCCGTCGACCGCGACGGCGACCTCGTGGACTACCAGACCGGCCCGGTCGTGTGGGGCACGCCCGGCACGAACGGCCAGCACGCCTACTTCCAGCTGATCCACCAGGGCACGAAGGTCATCCCGGCCGACTTCATCGGCTTCGCCAAGCCGGTCGCCGACCTGCTGCCGGGCCTCGCCGCCCAGCACGACCTGCTGATGGCCAACTTCTTCGCCCAGACGCAGGCCCTCGCCTTCGGCAAGACGCCCGACGAGGTCCGGGCCGAGGGCGTGCCCGAGGAGCTGGTGCCGCACAAGACGTTCCGCGGCAACCACCCCACGACGACGATCCTCGCGGACGAGCTGACCCCGTCCGTGCTCGGCCAGCTCGTCGCGCTGTACGAGCACAAGGTCTTCGTGCAGGGCGCGATCTGGAACGTCGACTCGTTCGACCAGTGGGGCGTCGAGCTGGGGAAGGTCCTGGCCAAGCGCATCGAGCCCGTCCTGACCTCCGGCGTGGGCGGCGAGCAGCTGGACAGCTCCACCGCCGCGCTCGCCGCCGCCTACCAGGCACTGCGGGGGCGGTGACCCGATGACGGGGGAGAACGCGGTGCGGCTGCGGCCGCCGAAGAACGCGCTCAACGAGCGGGCCATCGGCTGGTGGCGAACCCAGCTGCTGTTGTCGACCTTCATTCCGGCGGTGGTCCTGGCCGTCCTGGGCGCGCTGATCGAGCCCACCCGGATGTGGCTGCTGGCCGCCGCGGCGGCCGTGACGGTGGCGGGTCTCGTCGGCACCGCGTTCTTCCCGGGCTGGTGGTACCGCGTCCACCGGTGGGAGGTCACCGACGACGCCGTGTACGTCCGTACGGGGTTCGTCTGGCAGGAGTGGCGCATCGCGCCCATGTCCCGCATCCAGACCGTCGACACCGTACGGGGGCCCCTGGAGCAGGCGTTCCGCCTCGCCACGGTGACGGTGACCACGGCCTCCGCCAAGGGCGCGCTCACCCTCCAGGGCCTCGACCACGAGGTGGCCGCCGACCTGGCCGAGCGCCTCACGCGTATCACCCAGGCCACCCCGGGGGACGCGACATGAGCGCGCGCCCCGAGGAGGGCAGGGGGCCGGAGGGGCACGTGGCCGAGGTGGCCGGCTCGGCTTCCGCTGCGGGGGGCCCCGCGGCGGAGGCCCCCGCGGCAGATGCTCCCGAGGCCCGAGCCCTGGTGGCGGAGGCCGCAGTCGGGGCCTCCGACGGCGAGGGCGGCGACGGGGGCTGGCGGCAGCTCGACCGGCGCATCATGTACGTCGCCGCAGTGCTGGGCGCCGGGTTCGCGGCCGGTGGCGCCGTGCCCGCGTTCCTGGCCCTCGCCTCCTCCATGGGCGGCGGGAGGGCGCTGCTGCTGGTCGCCGCCGGAGCCGTGCTGCTCGTCGTCGGCGGCGCGGTGACCGACCACCTCCGGTGGCGCTGGACGCGCTACCGGGTCGGCGCCGAGCGGGTCGAGCTGCACACCGGGCTCCTGGTCGTCCAGCGGCGCCGCTCCCTGCCCCGCGAGCGCATCCGCAGCGTCGACCTGACGGCCAATCTCCTGCTGCGCCTGTTCGGCCTGGTGAAGGTGCGCATCGGCACCGGCGAGAACACCGGTGGCGGCGAGTCCACCCTGGAACTGGACGCCGTCACGCGCGCCGAGGGCGAGCGGCTGCGCCGGGTGCTGCTGGACCGCGCGGCGGAGGTCCCCGAGGCCGACCACCGGGACGGCGAGCTGGCCCTGCTCGACTTCCGCTGGATCCGGTACGCGCCCATATCGTTCGTCGCCCCGCTGCTCGGCGCCGCCGCGGTCGGCGGCCTGTTCCAGCTCAGCGAGTGGTTCGGCGTCCAGCACGACGTCATCGAGTGGATAGGGGAGCGCTTCCAGGGCGCGGCACTGCTCTGGCTCGTCCTCTCGGTCGCCGCCGCGGCACTCCTCGCCGGGGTGATCGGCGCCCTCGGCCTGTGGGTCGAGATGTGGTGGAACTACCGGCTGGAGCGGGAACCGGGCGGCACCCTGCGGGTGCGCCGGGGACTGCTCACGGCACGCTCGCTGTCCATCGAGGAGCGGCGGCTGCGCGGGGTGGAGCTGGTCGAGCCGTTGGGCCTGCGCCTGTGCGGCGCCGCCCGGGTGGACGCGGTGGCCACCGGCCTGGTCAAGGAGGACGACGACCGGCACGCCGACCACAAGACCCTGCTGCCCGCCGTGCCGCGTACCGTCGCCGACGAGGTCGCCGCCCGGGTGCTGCGCGAACCCGCGCCGCCCACGGGCGCCTCCCTCACGGCTCACCCGGCCGCCGCGCGCACCCGGCGCCTGCGCTGGGCGGTGGGCGCCGCGCTGCTCCCCGCCCTGGTCCTGGCCCTCCTCGGCGCCGTACTGGACGTGCAGGCCCTCCTGTACGCCGCCGCGGGATGCGCCGCCGTCCTCGTGCCGGGCGCGGTGCTCCTCGCCCTGGACGCGTACCGGAACCTCGGCCACGGCGTGAGCGGGGCGTACCTGGTGACCCGATCGGGGAGCGTGCGGCGCGCCACCGTCGCCCTCCAGCGGGGCGGCGTCATCGGCTGGACGCTGAAGCAGTCGTACTTCCAGCGCCGCGCCGGCCTATTGACCCTCACCGCGACGACGGCGGCCGGGGACGGTGCGTACGACGTGTACGACGCGGACGCGAGCGAGGGCCTGCGGTTCGCGGCCGCCGCCGTGCCGGGACTGCTGGAGCCGTTCCTCGAACGCGCCGAGTGACGTACACCGGGACGTACACGGACTGAGCGGCGCACACGCACCGAGCGACGCACACGGCCGGGGTGACGCACGCCATAGGCCCCGTGTCTCCGCCGCCGGGCACTGGTGGTGATCATGTGGCCATGACTTTCACCAGCCGTCGCACGGTACTCACCGCCCTCGCCGCCGCCGCGGTCAGCGGCCCGCTGCTCGGGACCGTCACCGCGTCTCCCGCGTACGCCACCGACGAGTTCGACATCTACACGTCCAACACGGACCTCTACACCAAGCTGGCCGGACAGGAGGGGAGCGACTTCGCACGCCGCTACAAGCGGCACGAGCTCTTCGACCACGACTACACCGCGAGACAGCCCTACAACCGCACCACGATCATGGCGATGCACGGTGGCAGTATCGAGATCGGCACCTCCGAGCTGTGCTTCGGCATAGCCGGCTACCACCCCGCCACGCTCGCGCCGCTGAACGACGGCCTCGGGGTGCACGACTACTGGATGTTCGAGGGCCTGCGCTCCTCCAACAACCGCGAACTGCACGTCACCGCCAAGAACAACGACGACCACGTCGCCCTGTCCATGGCCCGGTCCAGCCTCAACGTCCTCAGCCTGCACGGCTGTACGGCGGCCCAGGCCGGGACGGCCGACCCGCGGGCCGTGGTCGTCGGCGGTCTCAACGAGCGGTTCAAGACGCTGCTGAAGAACGAGTTCACCCGGGCGGGCATCGCCTGGCGGGACGGCAACGAGACCCCCGACCTGGCGGGCGTCAACCCCGACAACCCCTGCAACCGCACCATGCTCGGCAAGGGCGGACAGCTGGAGCTCACCACGGAGCTGCGCGCCGCGATGTTCACGGTCAACACGCGCGCCGGCCGGGCGGGTTCCACCACCGAGGTGTTCGACCGGTTCGTCCGTGCCTGCCGCACCGCCGTCGCCACCCTGCACCAGGACCCGGACCAGGTCATCCTCTGAGGACGACGGAGGCCCGGCCCGTGCACGCACGGACCGGGCCTCCATCGGTCATGAGGTGGTGAACCGTCAGGCGGACGCCGGCGGGTACAGGTCCCGGGGCAGCTCGGACGCCGCCGCCGCGTCCAGCAGCCACAGCGTCCTGGCCCGCCCGTAGGCGCCGGCCGCGGGAGCCTGCAGCTCGCCCGCGCCCGACAGGGCCATGGCCGCCGCCTTCGCCTTGTCCTCGCCCGCCGCGAGCAGCCACACCTCACGGGCCGCCCGTATCGCACGGAACGTCAGCGAGATACGGGTGGGCGGCGGCTTCGGGGCGCCGTGGACGCCCACCACCGTGCGCTCGGTCTCCCGCACCGCCGGGTGCTCCGGGAACAGCGAGGCGACGTGCGTGTCCGGGCCGACGCCCAGCATCAGCACGTCGAACGTCGGCACCGGGCCGTGGTTCTCCGGCCGGGCCGCCACGGCCAGCTCCTCCGCGTACGCGGCGGCCGCCGCGTCCACGTCCGTGCCGTACGCGCCCCCCGACACCGGCATGGAGTGCACCCGCGCGGGGTCCAGCGGCACGCTGTCCAGCAGCGCGGCACGGGCCTGCGTGTCGTTCCGGTCCGGGTCGCCCTCGGGCAGGAACCGCTCGTCGCCCCACCACAGGTCGAGCCGCGACCAGTCGATCGCGTCCCTGGCGGGGGACGAACTCAGCGCGGCCAGCAGGCCGTTGCCGTTGCGGCCACCCGTCAGGACCACCGACGCGGAGCCCCGGGCGGCCTGGGCGTCGACGATCCGGGTGATGAGCCGGGCCGCCGCGGCCTGGGCCATCAGCTCCTTGTCGCGGTGGACGACCAGCTGGGGAGCGCTCACTTCGCCGCCGCCTTCTTGGCCGGGGCCTTCTTCGGCGGCTTCGCGGTAGCGGCCGCGGCGTCCCCGGCCGGCTCCGCGGCGGGCTCCTCCACAGCCTCCGGCTCCGCCGCCGAACCCGACGCCGCCGAACCCGACGCCGCCGAACCCGACGCCGCCGAACCCGATGCCGCCGAACCCGCGGTCCCGGAAGAACCCGCAGCGCCCGACCGCTCACCCAGCCGGTCGACGCCGAAGCGCAGCGCCGACGCGTAGGTGTCGTCCGGGTCGAGGCGCCGCAGCTCCTCGGCGATCAGCTCGGACGTCTCGCGGCGCTTGAGCGCCACCGCCCGGTCCGGCTGCCCCTGGATGGACAGCGTGGCCAGCGAGCCGTCGGGCCGGTCCAGCACGATCGGCCCGCAGTCCGTCGCGAGCCGTACGGCGGTCAGCCCGGGACCCGCCGACGGGGAGCGCTTCACCGAGATCTTCAGCCGGTCCGCCAGCCACATCGCCAGCAGATCGACGCTCGGGTTGAACTCCTCGCCCTCCACCTCGGCGGAGACGACCTCGCACACGACCTGGTCCAGGGCGGCGGCCAGCATCGAACGCCACGGCGTGATCCGGGTCCAGGACAGGTCCGTGTCACCGGGCGTGTACGCCTCGGCGCGGGCCTTCAGCTCCCGGATCGGGTCCTCCGCGTTGTACGTGTCGGTCACCCGGCGCTGGCCGAGCGCGCCCAGCGGGTCGTTGGCCGGGTCGGTCGGCGCGTTGACCGGCCACCACACCACCACGGGCGCGTCCGGCAGCAGCAGCGGCAGCACCACCGACTGGGCGTGGTTGATGACCTCGCCGTACAGCCGCAGGATCACCGTCTCGCCGGTGCCCGCGTCGGCGCCCACCCGCACGTCGGCGTCCAGCCGGGCCTTGGCCCGGTCGCGCGGCGAGCGCGAGACGCGCTTGATGACGACCAGGGTCCGCGACGGGTGCTCGCGGGACGCCTCGTTGGCGGCCCTGAGCGCGTCGTACGCGTTCTCCTCGTCGGTGACGATGACCAGGGTGAGGACCATGCCGACGGCCGGCGTGCCGATGGCCCGCCGCCCCTGCACCAGCGCCTTGTTGATCTTGCTGGAGGTGGTGTCCGTAAGGTCGATCTTCATGGCCGGCGCCAGCTCCGTCCGTCTCGTGCGAGCATTTCGTCCGCCTCGACCGGCCCCCAGGTCCCCGCGGGGTACTGGGCGGGCATGCCGTGCTGGTCCCAGTACTCCTCGATCGGGTCGAGGATCCGCCACGACAGCTCGACCTCCTCCACGCGCGGGAAGAGGTTGGCGTCGCCGAGCAGGACGTCGAGGATGAGCCGCTCGTACGCCTCGGGGCTCGACTCGGTGAACGACTCGCCGTAGGCGAAGTCCATCGAGACGTCCCGCACCTCCATCGAGGTGCCGGGCACCTTCGAGCCGAACCGCATGGTCACGCCCTCGTCCGGCTGGACGCGGATGACCAGCGCGTTCTGGCCCAGCTCCTCCGTCGCCGTGTGGTCGAACGGGGAGTGCGGGGCGCGCTGGAAGACGACCGCGATCTCGGTCACCCGGCGGCCCAGGCGCTTGCCGGTCCGCAGGTAGAACGGCACGCCCGCCCAGCGGCGGTTGTCGATCTCCAGCTTGATCGCGGCGTAGGTGTCGGTCTTGGAGGCCGGGTCGATGCCCTCCTCCTCCAGATAGCCGACGGCCTCCGCGCCACCCTGCCAGGCGGCCGAGTACTGGGCGCGGACCGTGGAGCGGCCCAGGTCCTTGGGCAGCTTCACCGCGCCCAGCACCTTGGTCTTCTCCGCCGCGAGGGCGTCCGCGTCGAACGACGCCGGCTCCTCCATGGCGGTCAGCGCCAGCAGCTGGAGCAGGTGGTTCTGGATCACGTCACGGGCGGCGCCGATGCCGTCGTAGTACCCGGCACGGCCGCCGATGCCGATGTCCTCGGCCATGGTGATCTGCACGTGGTCCACGTACGACCGGTTCCAGATCGGCTCGAAGAGCGTGTTGGCGAACCGCAGCGCCAGGATGTTCTGGACGGTCTCCTTGCCCAGGTAGTGGTCGATCCGGA is a window encoding:
- a CDS encoding phosphoglycerate kinase — protein: MKTIDALLAQGVDGKRVFVRADLNVPLDGTTITDDGRIRAVLPTIKALTEAGAKVVVASHLGRPKGAPDPAFSLRPAAARLAELLGASVAFAADTIGSEAHDAVNGLEAGGVAVIENLRFNPGETSKDDAARAEFASRLAALADVYVGDGFGAVHRKHASVFDLPKLLPAYAGHLIATEVGVLKKLTDDVKRPYVVVLGGAKVSDKLGVIDHLLEKADRILVGGGMAYTFLKAKGHEVGISLLQEDQIPACLEYLARAEKRGVEFVLPVDVLVSADFPDLKTKAPANPDTVASDAIPADKEGLDIGPKTRELYAAKLADAATVFWNGPMGVFEHPDYANGTKAVAQALVDSPAFTVVGGGDSAAAVRILGFDENAFGHISTGGGASLEYLEGKTLPGLAALED
- the tpiA gene encoding triose-phosphate isomerase codes for the protein MTARTPLMAGNWKMNLNHLEAIAHVQKLAFALNDKDYAATEVAVLVPFTDLRSVQTLVDGDKLKIKYGAQDLSAHDSGAYTGEISGAMLSKLSCSYVAVGHSERRQYHAETDEICNAKVKAAYQYGLTPILCVGEGLDVRKAGNQVAHTLAQVDGGLKDVPAEQAASIVIAYEPVWAIGTGEVATPEDAQEVCGAIRGRLAELYSQELADGVRIQYGGSVKAGNIAAIMAQPDVDGALVGGASLDAEEFVKIVRFRDQ
- the secG gene encoding preprotein translocase subunit SecG, with the protein product MIMGFSIALIVFSLLLMLLVLMHKGKGGGLSDMFGGGMQSSVGGSSVAERNLDRITVVVGLLWVACIIVVGLLIKMEG
- a CDS encoding RNA polymerase-binding protein RbpA → MASGNAIRGSRVGAGPMGEAERGESAPRLRISFWCSNGHETQPSFASDAQVPDTWDCPRCGFPAGQDRDNPPDPPRTEPYKTHLAYVRERRSDADGEAILAEALAKLRGEI
- the pgi gene encoding glucose-6-phosphate isomerase, translated to MNAESSRVRLTRTPEWAALGKHREQLGQTHLRELFAADPARGTGYTLRVGDLYLDYSKHLVTDETLALLRELAAATGVAGLRDAMFRGEKINNTEHRAVLHTALRAPRDAVVEVDGENVVPGVHAVLAKMAAFSERIRSGAWTGHTGKPIKNVVNIGIGGSDLGPAMAYEALRAYTHRDLTFRFVSNVDGADLHEAIRDLDAEETLFIIASKTFTTIETITNATSARDWLLTELGAGQDAVARHFVALSTNAGKVADFGIDTANMFEFWDWVGGRYSYDSAIGLSLMIAIGPDRFREMLDGFHLVDEHFRTAPPEENAPLLLGLLGVWYGAFFDAQSHAVLPYSHYLSKFTAYLQQLDMESNGKSVDRDGDLVDYQTGPVVWGTPGTNGQHAYFQLIHQGTKVIPADFIGFAKPVADLLPGLAAQHDLLMANFFAQTQALAFGKTPDEVRAEGVPEELVPHKTFRGNHPTTTILADELTPSVLGQLVALYEHKVFVQGAIWNVDSFDQWGVELGKVLAKRIEPVLTSGVGGEQLDSSTAALAAAYQALRGR
- a CDS encoding PH domain-containing protein, which encodes MTGENAVRLRPPKNALNERAIGWWRTQLLLSTFIPAVVLAVLGALIEPTRMWLLAAAAAVTVAGLVGTAFFPGWWYRVHRWEVTDDAVYVRTGFVWQEWRIAPMSRIQTVDTVRGPLEQAFRLATVTVTTASAKGALTLQGLDHEVAADLAERLTRITQATPGDAT
- a CDS encoding PH domain-containing protein — encoded protein: MYVAAVLGAGFAAGGAVPAFLALASSMGGGRALLLVAAGAVLLVVGGAVTDHLRWRWTRYRVGAERVELHTGLLVVQRRRSLPRERIRSVDLTANLLLRLFGLVKVRIGTGENTGGGESTLELDAVTRAEGERLRRVLLDRAAEVPEADHRDGELALLDFRWIRYAPISFVAPLLGAAAVGGLFQLSEWFGVQHDVIEWIGERFQGAALLWLVLSVAAAALLAGVIGALGLWVEMWWNYRLEREPGGTLRVRRGLLTARSLSIEERRLRGVELVEPLGLRLCGAARVDAVATGLVKEDDDRHADHKTLLPAVPRTVADEVAARVLREPAPPTGASLTAHPAAARTRRLRWAVGAALLPALVLALLGAVLDVQALLYAAAGCAAVLVPGAVLLALDAYRNLGHGVSGAYLVTRSGSVRRATVALQRGGVIGWTLKQSYFQRRAGLLTLTATTAAGDGAYDVYDADASEGLRFAAAAVPGLLEPFLERAE
- a CDS encoding poly-gamma-glutamate hydrolase family protein; translated protein: MTFTSRRTVLTALAAAAVSGPLLGTVTASPAYATDEFDIYTSNTDLYTKLAGQEGSDFARRYKRHELFDHDYTARQPYNRTTIMAMHGGSIEIGTSELCFGIAGYHPATLAPLNDGLGVHDYWMFEGLRSSNNRELHVTAKNNDDHVALSMARSSLNVLSLHGCTAAQAGTADPRAVVVGGLNERFKTLLKNEFTRAGIAWRDGNETPDLAGVNPDNPCNRTMLGKGGQLELTTELRAAMFTVNTRAGRAGSTTEVFDRFVRACRTAVATLHQDPDQVIL
- the pgl gene encoding 6-phosphogluconolactonase yields the protein MSAPQLVVHRDKELMAQAAAARLITRIVDAQAARGSASVVLTGGRNGNGLLAALSSSPARDAIDWSRLDLWWGDERFLPEGDPDRNDTQARAALLDSVPLDPARVHSMPVSGGAYGTDVDAAAAAYAEELAVAARPENHGPVPTFDVLMLGVGPDTHVASLFPEHPAVRETERTVVGVHGAPKPPPTRISLTFRAIRAAREVWLLAAGEDKAKAAAMALSGAGELQAPAAGAYGRARTLWLLDAAAASELPRDLYPPASA
- the opcA gene encoding glucose-6-phosphate dehydrogenase assembly protein OpcA, whose amino-acid sequence is MKIDLTDTTSSKINKALVQGRRAIGTPAVGMVLTLVIVTDEENAYDALRAANEASREHPSRTLVVIKRVSRSPRDRAKARLDADVRVGADAGTGETVILRLYGEVINHAQSVVLPLLLPDAPVVVWWPVNAPTDPANDPLGALGQRRVTDTYNAEDPIRELKARAEAYTPGDTDLSWTRITPWRSMLAAALDQVVCEVVSAEVEGEEFNPSVDLLAMWLADRLKISVKRSPSAGPGLTAVRLATDCGPIVLDRPDGSLATLSIQGQPDRAVALKRRETSELIAEELRRLDPDDTYASALRFGVDRLGERSGAAGSSGTAGSAASGSAASGSAASGSAASGSAAEPEAVEEPAAEPAGDAAAATAKPPKKAPAKKAAAK
- the zwf gene encoding glucose-6-phosphate dehydrogenase, which codes for MSSSNPLRDAADRRLPRIAGPSGLVIFGVTGDLSRKKLMPAVYDLANRGLLPPGFSLIGFARREWQDEDFAQEVHDAVKEHARTPFREEVWQQLIQGMRFVQGDFGDDDAFEQLKATMEELDKAQGTGGNFAFYLSVPPKFFPKVVQQLKKHGLAEQREGAWRRAVIEKPFGHDLASAKELNSIVHEVFTPDQVFRIDHYLGKETVQNILALRFANTLFEPIWNRSYVDHVQITMAEDIGIGGRAGYYDGIGAARDVIQNHLLQLLALTAMEEPASFDADALAAEKTKVLGAVKLPKDLGRSTVRAQYSAAWQGGAEAVGYLEEEGIDPASKTDTYAAIKLEIDNRRWAGVPFYLRTGKRLGRRVTEIAVVFQRAPHSPFDHTATEELGQNALVIRVQPDEGVTMRFGSKVPGTSMEVRDVSMDFAYGESFTESSPEAYERLILDVLLGDANLFPRVEEVELSWRILDPIEEYWDQHGMPAQYPAGTWGPVEADEMLARDGRSWRRP